The window CCGCCCCGCGCCACGGCCTGGATGAACGCGTCACTGGTACAGCTCTCCGGACTGCCCGTGCCGACGACCGTGGTGGGCCGGGCGACATCCGCGAGGCCAGCCTCGGCCGGGATGGCGCACGTGGCCTCCGGGTTCTGATTCCCGGCGGGAGGCCCATCCTTGGGATTCGTCAGGGGGTTGGGCGTGTCCACACCCCCGTCGTCCTCCGAGCACCCCATCCCACCGGCGAAGGAAAGTCCGAGAAGCACGAGCGCGGGCAGCCGACGAAATCTCACAAGGTGCATGACGCCTCCAGTCCGCACCCAGTGTAGCTCCGCTCAGCGCAATGGCCCCGGGGCCTCTTTCTGGAGGCTACCGAACCGTCACGGCTGCCCGCCGAGCCACGGGCCCCACTGGACGATCCGACTGCCGCCCGCGAACTCACGCTGCCCCCCGGGGCCCACGCGCTCGGAGCCGCTGGAGAGCGACTGGAAGCGCGCTTCATACGGCAGGCCCGCGAGCCCCGGCGCCCAGGGCTCCGCCGCGTAGGTGTCCATGAAGACGTGCTGCGTGCCCTCCAGGTCCTCCGTGCGCTGCTCCGTGATGGAGGGCACGTTCCGGTCTCCCACGGTGAAGGTGCCACGGGCGCCGTCCTTGGAGGGAGGCCACTCGCCTGACACCAGCGCCTCCCAAGGAAGGCCCATCACCACCTCCTCCAGGGACTCAGGCTCCGCCTTGGAGAAGTCGGCGCACGGCTCGCTCCCAGTGCCCAAGGGGCCCTCCGCGCGCAGGATGTAGCCGCGCTCCGCGGTGAAACACACGCGCAGCACCTCGTGCGTGGGCGCCATGTCCACCTTCCTGTCGTAGTACGCGCCGGGCCCCAGGGGCCGCTCCAGCGCGGGCACGGGGGCGCTGGCCCCGGTGGAGCCCTCCTGGAACTCACGCAGCGACAGCCTGATGCCGCCCGGCGTCCGGAACCCGGCGGACTCCGTGCTGGCCTCCAGCAGGCCGCGCGTCAGGTAGAGCAATGCCGAATCATTGGCATACACGCGCGTGCGCAGCGGACCGTCCACGGGCCGTTGATCGCTGACATAGCGAGTGGCCTCCCAGTTGCGCCCGGAGAAGGAAGGACGCTCCGCCGTCACCTGCCCTGGACGCGGCACGTCCAGCGAGCGCGTCATGTCCGAGCGCACGGGAACCACCAGGTCCCGCGCCAGCCGCGTCTGCGTCAACGGATTTCCCGCCGCGTCCGTGAAGGCCACCCGCACATAGACCCAGGGCTGCTGGACGGACACGACATCCAGCGTCAACTGGCCGTCGAGCGTGCGCGCGGCGTCAGCCGCACGGGGGGTCGGGCCCTGGGTCGCGGAGAAGGCATAGGTGACGCGATCGCCCACGCGGGCACGCTTCCAGGCCTCCGCGGCCTGCTGAGAAGTGGCGGTCTGGCTCTGAGCGTCGATGGGCGAGGGATTGCTCGACATCGTGCCCCCACAGCCAGAAAGGAACGACAGGGCCGCGCCCAGCAGCGCGGCGACAGGACAGGTGACGTGGCGCATTTGCATATGCGACTGAATACACCGACAGTGTATTCACGCGCACCTCTCGTCAGAGGGAAGTGTCCTTTCCCAGCCCATTACAGGGTCGTAGTTTGTTTTCACTTGAGTCAGATCATGCCTGGGGTGTCTTTGCCCCATGGGGCAGGTGACCGATAACCAGACATCACTGTGCGGTTTCGAAACGCCCGACCATATCCATGGAACCCGAAGCAATCACGCGGGTTTGCGGCGACTGGCGTCAACTCTATTTACGCGCCCGTGACGCGGGCCTGGAGCGCAGATACTCCACGCTAGTCAACTATTCCTTGTTTCTCTCTCTGCGGGACTCATTGGCCTACCATTTGCTCAAGGGCCGGGACGCGTCTCGCCGCGGCTGGTGGATACCAGGCGGACGGCGCGTCCCCCCGCAGTCAAAACGGACGAGGAATCTCCGATGCCCATGTTCAAGAAGATGTTCAAGGGAGCTGCAGTCCTCGCGGTGACCGGTAGCATGATGCTGACGGGCTGCGGCACTGACGTGCAGGCCGATTCGCAGCACGAGCAGGATGAGATCATCTCCAACCTGGTCGAGGCCGGCTTCCCGGCGGACGACATCCTGCTCTCCGACGGCCAGGTGTACGTGGGTCGCGACGCGCACGTGACGCTCGAGGCGTCCCGCGAGATGCTCCAGACGGACCTGAAGACGCAGGAGCAGTACCGCACGACGAACCTCGTCGCCGCCTCCATCACCCGCATCTGCATCGTCCCGAACTCCGCGTACGCCGCCAACACCACGCTGATGTCCGCCCTGGACCGGGCGATCGCCAACTACAACGCGCTGGGCCTGTCGTTCACCATGCAGCGCGGCGGCTCCGGCTGCAGCGCGACCATCTCCGCACGCACCATGTCCGGCGCTGGCGGCTCGGCGGGCTTCCCCTCCGGCGGCCGTCCCTACGGCATCATCAACATCGGCACCGGCACGGCCACCTACGGCGTGGCCGTGGTCGAGCACGTCGTGACCCACGAGCTGGGCCACGCCGTGGGCCTGCGCCACTCTGACTACTACAACCGCAGCATCAGCTGCGGCGGCGCGGCCACCAACGAAGGCACCGCGGGCGTTGGCGCCATCCACATCCCGGGCACGCCGACCACGGCCACCCGCGGCGGCTCGCTCATGAACTCCTGCTTCGGCTCGTCCGAGACGGGTAACTTCAAGAGCTCCGACGTCACGGCGCTCCAGTACCTGTACTGAGTCATGGCGCGACACCCCACAGACTTCCACCTGACGCTGTGGGGTTCGCTCCTCGCTGGGACCGTCTTCCTGGGCCTCACCGCCTGCGGAGGACGGTCCGAGCCGGCCGAGCCTGCGGTCTGTGAGCCACCCGCCAGTCCGGAGGTTCGTGCTTTCGCGCAGTGCGGTCCGACGCTCGACTTCACCCCCATCAACAGCTACGTCGGCGAGCTCTCGGACATCATCCAGGACCGGGAAGACGCCGTCGTGCTCATTGACGGGCGCTGCACCGGAACGCTGATTCAAGCAAGCGCGGGCCCCGTGGTGCTCACCGCGGGCCACTGTGTCAACCTCGGGGACATCCCGCTGATTGTCTTCAACTTCGAGGACGACGCGGACGGCGACCCTTTGATTACGGAGGGCACCGTCATCGAGCAGTCGATGGAGCCGGACTACGCGCTCATCCAGCTCGACGTCCTCCCGGATGTCACGCCCATCCCGCTGACGGCCCAGGCCACCGAGCAACTGGCCATCATCCAGCACCCTCGCGGACGCCCCAAGGTCATCGCCGAGGGCCGTTATCTGGACGCGTGCAACAACCTCATCTTCTACGGGGACCTGGACACGCTGGTCGGCAGCTCCGGCGCGGGCGTACTCAACCAGCAAGGGCACCTGCTGGGCGTCCACACCGACGGAGACTGTGAGGTCAACGGCCGGGGCTCCAACCGGGGCGCGCCCGCGGAAGTCATCGTCGAAGCCTCCGCGTATCTGCAAATCGAAGACATCGCCGTGCCGTCCACTGCGACTCGCACGAAGGGGGCGGACGCCCCATCCGCGCGGCTCGCGCCCTGAGTGCCAGAACGGTGCGAGTTGTCACCGGTCCGCGGCAGGCGTTGGAGCCCCCGGGTGCGCCCATGCCGTCCGGGCCGCTGTCGACCACCTCGTGTCACTCCACTCACGATACGGACTCCACGAGGCGAACGAGCGGCCAGCCGCTCGCTCGCGGCGTCTGGCGCCCAGGATGAGCCCGCGTTGCCACGGCACGCCGTGCCCCTCATCCGCACGCCTCACCGCGCCATCGCGTCGTCGGGCAGACGAGCAAAAGGCTCCTGCTGTTTGAACGCCAATCAAGCAGCGGCGCCCACACCTCGATGTCACTCGACGCGCTCTGCGCGACATGCGAGACGCTGGCGCGAGCCGAGGCATTGCCGCGCCCGCCTCTCGGAGTCGACGCACCATGGAAGTCGCAGCATCCCCGAATGCCGATCCACACGGCGCACCGTCGCTGGGGCTGTTCCGGCTCACGTGGCCCATCTTCCTGGAGCTGCTGCTCTTCATGATGATGGGCACGGCGGACACGCTGATGCTCAGCGGCGTGTCGGATGACGCCGTCGCCTCGGTGGGCGTCGTCAATCAGTACGTCTTCATCTGCATCCTCATCATGGAGGTCGTGGGTCACGGCGCGGCCATCGTCGTGGCCCAGTACCTGGGCGCGCGCAGGCAGACAGAGGCCGCGCGCATCTCCGCCATCGCCGTCACCCTGAACCTCGCGCTCGGCATCACCGTCAGCGCGGGGCTGCTGCTCAGCGGGGATGCCATCCTGGGCGGGATGAACCTTCAGGGCCACATGCTGGCGTACGCCAAGACGTACCTGCACATCGTCGGCGGCTTCCTGTTCATCCAGGCCCTCATCAACGTCTTCGCCGGGCTGCTGCGCACCTACGGCTTCACGCGCGCGTCCATGTTCGTCTCGCTGGGAATGAACGTGCTGCACGTGGGTGGCAACTACGTGCTCATCGCCGGCCACTTCGGCTTCCCCGCGATGGGCGTGGCGGGCGCCGCCATCTCCACCGTCGTGAGCCGGGCCATCGCGCTGGGCGTCTTCGTCTACGTCCTGTACCGGGTGATGCCGGTGAAGATGGCGCCGCGCGACTACGTGACGTTCTCCAAGGACTACGTCCGCAAGATTCTCAAGGTCGGCCTGCCCTCCGCCTTCGAGCAGGCCACGTACCAGGGCTGCCAGACGGTGTTCCTGTACTACGTGACGTTCCTGGGCGCGGTGGCGCTGGCGTCCCGGCAGTACGCACACGCCATCTCCCAGTATGTCTTCCTGTGCAGCCTGGCCATTGGCATGGGGACGTCCATCATCGTGGGCAGGCTGGTGGGCGCCAACCGCGCCGACGACGCGTACCAGCAGGCCCTGCGCAGCCTGAAGTGGGGCCTGGCCATCACCCTGGTCGTGGACGTGGCCGTCGTCCTCCTCCGCGTCCCCATCGTCTCGCTCTTCACCGAGAACGCCGACATCGTCCGGCTGACAGCGCAGGTCATCGTCATCGGGCTCGCGCTGGAGACGGGGCGCTGCTTCAACCTGGTGCTCATCAACGCCCTGCGCGCCGCGGGTGACGCGACATTCACCGTCTACATGGGCATCGCGTCCATGGTCTGCATGAGCCTGCCGCTGGGCTACTACCTCGTCTTCCACATGGGCCTGGGACTGGCCGGCGTGTGGATGGCGGTGGCCGCGGATGAATGGGTGCGCGGCATCACCATGTGGCTGCGCTGGAAGAGCCGCGCCTGGGAGAAGCAGGTCCTGGTCTCCCTCGACGCGGAGACGGAGGCGGAGGCCGCGCCCGTCGCAGCGCACGCCTGAGCCGCGTGCTCAGCCGGTGACGACGATGCCGTCACGCACCGTCACCGGCCACGGCGTGAGTCGCCCGCCCGAACACGGCCCGCCCACGCACAGCCCGTCCTCCACCTGGAACAGAGCCCCGTGCCAGGCACAGACGATGAGCCCCTTGTCCGGCGTCAGGTAGCGGTCCAGTTCGCGCGCGAGCGGCAGACCCGCGTGGGGACACCGGTCCACGTAGCCGTGGACCGCGTCACCCTTGCGCACCAGGAAGCCGTGGAAGAAGGCGTCCCCAATCTGGAGGACGAGGTTGCGCGCCCCGGGGTCCTCCAGGGCGCTCACCGGGAGCAGCTTCACGTTGGCCGGCGTCGACCAGACGCGCTTGCGCCCCGCCGTCTCCCCCCCCGTGCTCACGCGGCCCTCAAGGCAACTTCGCCTTCTGGAAGCCCGCCCAGCACGCGTCGTAGTCCTGCTGGAGCGCGGGCGTCTCCATGGCGAAGCGCGTGGGACGGATGACCCAGCGCGACTCGAACATGAAGGCCAGCGTGTCCTTGATTTTGTGAGGCTTCAGGTCCGCCTGGATGGCCTGCTCGTAGCTGGTCCGGTCCGGGCCATGGCCGCTCATGCAGTTGTGCAGCGAGCCGCCGCCCGGGGCGAAGCCGCCCGCCTTCGCGTCGTAGACGCCGTGCACCAGCCCCATGAACTCGCTCATCACGTTGCGGTGGAACCAGGGCGGCCGGAAGGTGTGCTCGGCCACCATCCACCGCGGCGGGAAGATGACGAAGTCGCAGTTGGCCGTGCCCGGCACCTCGCTGGGCGACGTGAGGACCGTGAAGATGGACGGGTCCGGATGGTCGAAGCTCACCGTGTTGATGGTGTTGAAGCGGGCCAGGTCGTACTTGTACGGCACCAGGTTCCCGTGCCACGCCACCACGTCCAGCGGTGAGTACGAATACCGCGCCGACCACAGCCGCCCCAGGAACTTCTGCACCACCTCCGTGGGCCGGTCCACGTCCTCGAAGGCCGCCACCGGCGTCAGGAAGTCGCGCGGGTTGGCCAGTCCATTGGCCCCAATGGGCCCCAGGTCCGGCAGCCGGAAGAACGCACCGTGGTTCTCACAGACGTAGCCGGCGGCCTGGCCCTCCGGCAGCTCCGCGCGGAAGCGAACCCCGCGCGGCACCACCGCGATTTCGCCCGGCGCCACGTCCAGCACGCCCAGCTCCGTCACCAGCCGCAGCCGCCCCGCCTGCGGGACGATGAGC is drawn from Myxococcus xanthus and contains these coding sequences:
- a CDS encoding DUF6068 family protein, which codes for MQMRHVTCPVAALLGAALSFLSGCGGTMSSNPSPIDAQSQTATSQQAAEAWKRARVGDRVTYAFSATQGPTPRAADAARTLDGQLTLDVVSVQQPWVYVRVAFTDAAGNPLTQTRLARDLVVPVRSDMTRSLDVPRPGQVTAERPSFSGRNWEATRYVSDQRPVDGPLRTRVYANDSALLYLTRGLLEASTESAGFRTPGGIRLSLREFQEGSTGASAPVPALERPLGPGAYYDRKVDMAPTHEVLRVCFTAERGYILRAEGPLGTGSEPCADFSKAEPESLEEVVMGLPWEALVSGEWPPSKDGARGTFTVGDRNVPSITEQRTEDLEGTQHVFMDTYAAEPWAPGLAGLPYEARFQSLSSGSERVGPGGQREFAGGSRIVQWGPWLGGQP
- the prtB gene encoding M57 family metalloprotease PrtB; the encoded protein is MPMFKKMFKGAAVLAVTGSMMLTGCGTDVQADSQHEQDEIISNLVEAGFPADDILLSDGQVYVGRDAHVTLEASREMLQTDLKTQEQYRTTNLVAASITRICIVPNSAYAANTTLMSALDRAIANYNALGLSFTMQRGGSGCSATISARTMSGAGGSAGFPSGGRPYGIINIGTGTATYGVAVVEHVVTHELGHAVGLRHSDYYNRSISCGGAATNEGTAGVGAIHIPGTPTTATRGGSLMNSCFGSSETGNFKSSDVTALQYLY
- a CDS encoding trypsin-like serine peptidase, whose translation is MARHPTDFHLTLWGSLLAGTVFLGLTACGGRSEPAEPAVCEPPASPEVRAFAQCGPTLDFTPINSYVGELSDIIQDREDAVVLIDGRCTGTLIQASAGPVVLTAGHCVNLGDIPLIVFNFEDDADGDPLITEGTVIEQSMEPDYALIQLDVLPDVTPIPLTAQATEQLAIIQHPRGRPKVIAEGRYLDACNNLIFYGDLDTLVGSSGAGVLNQQGHLLGVHTDGDCEVNGRGSNRGAPAEVIVEASAYLQIEDIAVPSTATRTKGADAPSARLAP
- a CDS encoding MATE family efflux transporter; its protein translation is MEVAASPNADPHGAPSLGLFRLTWPIFLELLLFMMMGTADTLMLSGVSDDAVASVGVVNQYVFICILIMEVVGHGAAIVVAQYLGARRQTEAARISAIAVTLNLALGITVSAGLLLSGDAILGGMNLQGHMLAYAKTYLHIVGGFLFIQALINVFAGLLRTYGFTRASMFVSLGMNVLHVGGNYVLIAGHFGFPAMGVAGAAISTVVSRAIALGVFVYVLYRVMPVKMAPRDYVTFSKDYVRKILKVGLPSAFEQATYQGCQTVFLYYVTFLGAVALASRQYAHAISQYVFLCSLAIGMGTSIIVGRLVGANRADDAYQQALRSLKWGLAITLVVDVAVVLLRVPIVSLFTENADIVRLTAQVIVIGLALETGRCFNLVLINALRAAGDATFTVYMGIASMVCMSLPLGYYLVFHMGLGLAGVWMAVAADEWVRGITMWLRWKSRAWEKQVLVSLDAETEAEAAPVAAHA
- a CDS encoding Rieske (2Fe-2S) protein, giving the protein MSTGGETAGRKRVWSTPANVKLLPVSALEDPGARNLVLQIGDAFFHGFLVRKGDAVHGYVDRCPHAGLPLARELDRYLTPDKGLIVCAWHGALFQVEDGLCVGGPCSGGRLTPWPVTVRDGIVVTG
- the hmgA gene encoding homogentisate 1,2-dioxygenase, producing the protein MTTQPSSEVSPGSVLKTAPGAYLSGFGNEFATEAVPGALPEGQNSPQRAPFGLYAEQLSGSAFTAPRRENRRSWLYRLRPSANHPAFQPLAQGLLRSGPFDEVPASPNRLRWSPQPPPAQPTDFVDGLVTYAGNGDAASGAGISIHLYAANRSMVDRVFFDADGELLIVPQAGRLRLVTELGVLDVAPGEIAVVPRGVRFRAELPEGQAAGYVCENHGAFFRLPDLGPIGANGLANPRDFLTPVAAFEDVDRPTEVVQKFLGRLWSARYSYSPLDVVAWHGNLVPYKYDLARFNTINTVSFDHPDPSIFTVLTSPSEVPGTANCDFVIFPPRWMVAEHTFRPPWFHRNVMSEFMGLVHGVYDAKAGGFAPGGGSLHNCMSGHGPDRTSYEQAIQADLKPHKIKDTLAFMFESRWVIRPTRFAMETPALQQDYDACWAGFQKAKLP